TCTTATATCTATTGCCATAGCCTGTATTGTATTTATGAGCGACAATCCGTCTGCTCCTGCTTCCTCACATGCAATTGACATTTCTGAAATACTTTCGGCATTAGGAGATAATTTTACCATTAACGGCTTTTTGCATATTTTTTTTATTTTTGAAACTATGTTGTATGCAATTGATGCTTTAATTCCAAATGCCATTCCACCTGACTTTACATTTGGGCAGGAAATATTAAGCTCTATAATATCCACATCTGAATCGTTAAGTTTATAAATGCCTTCAAAGTAATCTTCTTCACAATGTCCGCCCAAGTTTGCAATTATTGCCGTATTGTATGTTTTCATCCTCGGAAGCTCATCTTTAATAAAACTGTCAACACCAGGGTTTTGTAATCCTATGCTATTAATTAAACCCATAGGAGTTTCCCATACCCTTATACCGGTGTTTCCATCTCTTTTATTCAATGTAAGTCCCTTGCTGCAGATACCTCCTAGTACAGACAAATCGTAAAGCTCAGAGTATTCTTCCCCAAAACCGAATGTTCCTGAAGCTGTCAATACAGGATTTTTAAACTCAACGCCCATTACTTTAGTTTTTAAATCAGCCATTTCTTTACCCTCATATCAGTTCTTCTGAAAAAAATACCGGGCCGTCCTTGCATGCCCTTTTATTTCCGTTCTTAGTCATAACGACACATCCAAGGCAAGCTCCTATGCCACAGGCCATTCTTCTTTCTAGCGAAACATAGCATGCAATATTATTTTTTTTGCACTCGGCCATAATTTTATTCATCATTATCTCCGGCCCACAGGTTACAACAACATCATAAGCACCATAATCAATATAATCTGTCACATAACCTTTTTCACCATAGCTTCCGTCTTCTGTAGTTATCAACATATTACTTGCAAATTTTTTGAATTCTTCCACAGTATACACACAATCTTTAAATCCAAGATAAACATCCGCATTATTTCCTAGCTTTTTTGTCAGATACAAAAGCGGTGCTGCTCCAATACCGCCACCGACAACTGCAATCCTGCCATTCAATTTACCTAAATCAAATCCATTTCCCAGAGGGCCGAACAACTGCAATTCATCTCCGGCTTTCATTGTACTTATTTTAGTTGTACCAGAACCTTCTGCCCTGTACAAAAATACTGCTCTGCTTTCACAGTTGTCATGAACACTTATCGGCCTTGGCAATAAAAATGCATTATCAGTTGTTTTGAGCATAAAAAATTGTCCTGGGTTAATTTCCCCTTCAAATTCTACTGATAATCTAAATATTTTATCTGCTATGGCTTGATTCTCCGCTATTTTGCTCCTAACTACTTTCATTTCTCCTCCCGGATAAATGATTTTATATCATCTCTCATCCTTATTGCTTCGTTCCTAGCACATAAACTAAAATTTTTGTCTCCGTTTTCTTGTTTTTTGTATGCCAACAGAATTCCTCTTGATGAATTAACAACAGCACCATTTCCTTTTATAAGATACGCTGCAATGTCTTCAGCTTTTCCTCCCTGCGCTCCATACCCTGGTATCAACAGGAAGGCTGACTTTAACTTTTCTCTCAAAACTGAACTTTCTTCAACATTTGTAGCTCCTACAACTGCTCCTATTGAGCTGAATCCGTGCTTGCCCAAATTTTTCGCAGCCAGTTCTTCAACTTTTTCTGCAACAGTTTCATATAAAGGAGTTTTCTCACTATTTGATATATATTGAAAATCTTTAGCACCCTTATTAGATGTTCTTACCAATACGAAAATTCCCTTGCTTCCTTCCTTAATGTACTTAATAAATGGTTCCAAGCTGTCATTTATGCCCATATATGGATTTAAAGTAACAATATCTGCTTCAAAATCACCTGAAAAATGAGCCTTTGCATACATTTCCGCAGTCTTAGATATATCTCCTCTTTTTATGTCAGCTATCGAAATATATTTTTTTTCCTTTATATACTTCAGCGTTTCCGAATAAGCTTTCATTCCTTCTAATCCCAGAGCTTCATAGTATGCTATCTGAACCTTAAAACAAGCAGCTACATCGCCGGTAGAATCAATTATTTCTTTATTAAAGCTTAAAACAGCCTCGCCCTTCGACTTAAATTTTTCTGCGAAACTTCTAGGCAAATAACTGTAATCCGTATCCAGCCCCACACAAACATGACCTTTTTCCGAAACCTGTTCAAATAATTTATCTGCTAACATCTATTCCTCCATATCAATTAATTCTGTTCATACGCTGTATCGCAGTAAACGCATCGATATACTACCTTTGATTTGTCAGTTAATTTGAATTTATGAACAATTCCCCGCTCTACTGATGTAATACATCGTGGATTCTTGCATTTTGCAATATTATCGACTTCTTCAGGAAGCTCTAAGTTTATTTTGTCAATAATTTCTCCATGCTCAATTACATTTACAGTAATATTAGGATCAATAAACCCAAGAACTTTAAGATCCATATTAATATTATTTTCAATTTTTATTATATCTTTTTTAACCATTTTATTACTTTTAGCATTTTTAATTATTGCAACACTACAATCCATCTTATCAAGATTTAAATATTTATAAATTTCCATTGCCTTGCCTGCCTGAATGTGGTCAAGTACCAGGCCTTTTTCAACGCTGTCTATTTTTAACATTATTTCTCCACCCCCAATAATTTCATTATAAGTGCCATCCTTACAAACATACCAAACTTCATTTGCTTAAAATATACCGCTCTTGGATCTTTATCCACTTCTACAGATATTTCGTTTACCCTTGGAAGAGGATGAAGAATTATCATGTCACTTTTAGCTTTCTCCAGCTTCTCCGCATTTAATATATAGCTGTCCTTTAATCTTACATAATCAGCTTCATTAAAAAATCTTTCCTTTTGCACCCTTGTCATATAAAGTACGTCTAAGTCTTCCAGAACATTTTCTATTCTTTCAACTTCTTCAAACTCAATATTGTTTTTAATTAAGATTTCTTCTCTTATATAATCGGGAATTTTAAGCTCTTCAGGTGAAATTAATATAAATTTGATATTTTTGAATCTTGATAATGCTTTTATAAGTGAGTGGACTGTTCTTCCAAATTTCAAGTCTCCGCAAAGACCGATGGTAAAATTATTTAGTCTTCCTTTTAAAGATCTGATGGTTAATAGGTCTGTTAATGTTTGGGTAGGATGCTGATGACCTCCGTCACCTGCGTTTATAACCGGCATGTCTGTACTCATTGCCGCAACTTTGGGCGCTCCTTCCTTAGGATGTCTCATTGCTGCGATATCGGCATAACATGCAACTGTCCTTATAGTATCCGCAACACTTTCTCCTTTTGCAGCTGAACTTGATTCCGCCGATGAAAATCCCAAAACCCTGCCTCCAAGCCTGATCATTGCCGCTTCAAAACTTAACCTGGTTCTTGTACTTGGCTCATAAAACATTGTTGCAAGCACCTTCCCCTTGCAAACATCGGAAAACTCAACCGGATTTGATGCTATTGAATCCGCTAAATTTAATATTTCATCTAATTCTTCTAATGATAAATCTAATGGTTCTATCAAGCTTCTTCCTTTTAACATATATCCTCCTTTTTAGCCTCTCAGGACTA
Above is a window of Sedimentibacter sp. MB35-C1 DNA encoding:
- a CDS encoding dihydroorotate dehydrogenase: MADLKTKVMGVEFKNPVLTASGTFGFGEEYSELYDLSVLGGICSKGLTLNKRDGNTGIRVWETPMGLINSIGLQNPGVDSFIKDELPRMKTYNTAIIANLGGHCEEDYFEGIYKLNDSDVDIIELNISCPNVKSGGMAFGIKASIAYNIVSKIKKICKKPLMVKLSPNAESISEMSIACEEAGADGLSLINTIQAMAIDIRKRRAVFNNTYAGLSGPCVKPIALRMVHEAVKSVKIPVCGLGGIMTAEDAVEFIMAGASLIQIGTANFVKPDIAVDIIKGLTEYMDREGIKNLDEIRGIV
- a CDS encoding dihydroorotate dehydrogenase electron transfer subunit, with product MKVVRSKIAENQAIADKIFRLSVEFEGEINPGQFFMLKTTDNAFLLPRPISVHDNCESRAVFLYRAEGSGTTKISTMKAGDELQLFGPLGNGFDLGKLNGRIAVVGGGIGAAPLLYLTKKLGNNADVYLGFKDCVYTVEEFKKFASNMLITTEDGSYGEKGYVTDYIDYGAYDVVVTCGPEIMMNKIMAECKKNNIACYVSLERRMACGIGACLGCVVMTKNGNKRACKDGPVFFSEELI
- the pyrF gene encoding orotidine-5'-phosphate decarboxylase — translated: MLADKLFEQVSEKGHVCVGLDTDYSYLPRSFAEKFKSKGEAVLSFNKEIIDSTGDVAACFKVQIAYYEALGLEGMKAYSETLKYIKEKKYISIADIKRGDISKTAEMYAKAHFSGDFEADIVTLNPYMGINDSLEPFIKYIKEGSKGIFVLVRTSNKGAKDFQYISNSEKTPLYETVAEKVEELAAKNLGKHGFSSIGAVVGATNVEESSVLREKLKSAFLLIPGYGAQGGKAEDIAAYLIKGNGAVVNSSRGILLAYKKQENGDKNFSLCARNEAIRMRDDIKSFIREEK
- a CDS encoding aspartate carbamoyltransferase regulatory subunit, whose amino-acid sequence is MLKIDSVEKGLVLDHIQAGKAMEIYKYLNLDKMDCSVAIIKNAKSNKMVKKDIIKIENNINMDLKVLGFIDPNITVNVIEHGEIIDKINLELPEEVDNIAKCKNPRCITSVERGIVHKFKLTDKSKVVYRCVYCDTAYEQN
- the pyrB gene encoding aspartate carbamoyltransferase gives rise to the protein MLKGRSLIEPLDLSLEELDEILNLADSIASNPVEFSDVCKGKVLATMFYEPSTRTRLSFEAAMIRLGGRVLGFSSAESSSAAKGESVADTIRTVACYADIAAMRHPKEGAPKVAAMSTDMPVINAGDGGHQHPTQTLTDLLTIRSLKGRLNNFTIGLCGDLKFGRTVHSLIKALSRFKNIKFILISPEELKIPDYIREEILIKNNIEFEEVERIENVLEDLDVLYMTRVQKERFFNEADYVRLKDSYILNAEKLEKAKSDMIILHPLPRVNEISVEVDKDPRAVYFKQMKFGMFVRMALIMKLLGVEK